From the genome of Nakamurella flavida, one region includes:
- a CDS encoding sensor domain-containing protein — protein MVDAADMWLEQAAAELGIPVTGGAGVVLQVRSGAIVAATRAAEVVLGLTRDQLLGRTSGDPRWVAVDRNGRPLAADDHPPMRVLRRGTPVMDSVMGIHRPAEDAAGEHVWLLVRSVPSSLTVAGSTPPSALTVFRPLGPRESEDLRLRDSERKYRLLAESSSDMVTWQALDSTFLWVSPASRAVLGYVPDELIGTPALDLVHPDDMPLVDAMRRAAEQDGDLPPGSVTMRFRHADGSWRWIESTARLLRDRQGVLSGLSTSGRDVTARIRTERERDEAVEMFRLAMILAPVGMALLGGGGRIEQVNRALCELLGRPEADLLGRAGADVLAGPAGPPLLTADPTDGVDRVSEAEVRFCRPDGSDLWCRRSLVPLHGATPAGVRGRVLVQVQDVTVERTERERLAAAARTDVLTGLPNRAVLLDRLNRALGGRSPDPVGVLFVDLDGFKAVNDTWGHDAGDELLRQIAARLSVTVRAVDLVVRLGGDEFVVLCEDVGTTAELDALARRIRAAIREPVVVDGHVLTVMASVGVTAGKDVSARDLLVRADRAMYSAKRAGRTRPVMDAVD, from the coding sequence ATGGTGGACGCGGCGGACATGTGGCTGGAGCAGGCAGCGGCGGAACTGGGCATCCCGGTGACCGGCGGGGCCGGGGTCGTCCTGCAGGTGCGGTCGGGAGCGATCGTGGCGGCGACCCGGGCGGCCGAGGTGGTGCTCGGTCTGACCCGCGACCAGCTGCTGGGGCGCACCTCCGGTGACCCGCGATGGGTGGCCGTCGACCGGAACGGGCGGCCCCTGGCCGCCGACGACCACCCGCCCATGCGGGTGCTGCGGCGGGGTACCCCGGTGATGGATTCCGTGATGGGCATCCATCGGCCGGCCGAGGACGCGGCCGGCGAACACGTGTGGTTGCTCGTGCGGAGCGTCCCGTCGTCGCTCACGGTGGCCGGATCCACGCCGCCGTCGGCTCTCACCGTCTTCCGGCCGCTCGGGCCCCGGGAGTCCGAGGACCTCCGACTGCGTGATTCCGAACGGAAGTACCGACTCCTGGCCGAGAGCTCGTCGGACATGGTCACCTGGCAGGCCCTGGACAGCACCTTCCTCTGGGTGTCGCCGGCGTCCCGGGCCGTCCTGGGGTACGTGCCCGACGAGCTGATCGGAACACCCGCCCTGGACCTCGTCCACCCGGATGACATGCCCCTGGTGGACGCGATGCGCCGGGCCGCCGAACAGGACGGGGATCTGCCCCCCGGCTCGGTGACCATGCGGTTCCGGCACGCCGACGGGTCCTGGCGGTGGATCGAGAGCACCGCCCGGCTGCTCCGCGACCGCCAGGGCGTGTTGAGTGGGCTGTCCACGTCGGGTCGGGACGTGACGGCGAGGATCCGGACGGAGCGGGAGCGCGACGAGGCCGTGGAGATGTTCCGGCTTGCGATGATCCTGGCCCCGGTGGGCATGGCGCTCCTGGGCGGGGGCGGACGGATCGAGCAGGTCAACCGGGCCCTGTGCGAACTGCTCGGGCGGCCGGAGGCCGACCTGCTCGGGCGCGCGGGCGCGGACGTCCTGGCCGGGCCCGCCGGCCCACCGCTGCTGACCGCCGACCCCACCGACGGTGTCGACCGCGTCTCGGAGGCGGAGGTGCGGTTCTGTCGACCGGACGGGTCGGATCTGTGGTGCCGCCGGTCCCTGGTGCCGTTGCACGGCGCGACCCCCGCCGGGGTCCGCGGGCGGGTCCTCGTTCAGGTCCAGGACGTCACGGTCGAACGGACCGAGCGGGAACGGCTGGCCGCGGCCGCGCGCACCGATGTGCTGACCGGGCTGCCCAATCGGGCGGTTCTGCTGGACCGCCTGAACCGGGCGCTGGGTGGCCGTTCCCCGGACCCGGTGGGGGTGCTGTTCGTCGACCTCGACGGTTTCAAGGCCGTCAACGACACGTGGGGACACGACGCCGGTGACGAGCTGCTCCGGCAGATCGCCGCCCGGCTGTCGGTCACCGTCCGCGCCGTCGATCTGGTGGTCCGGCTGGGTGGTGACGAGTTCGTGGTGCTGTGCGAGGACGTCGGGACCACCGCCGAGCTCGACGCCCTGGCCCGCCGCATCCGGGCGGCGATCCGGGAGCCGGTGGTCGTCGACGGGCACGTCCTGACGGTGATGGCGAGCGTCGGGGTGACCGCGGGAAAGGACGTCTCGGCGCGGGACCTCCTCGTCCGGGCCGACCGCGCGATGTACTCGGCCAAACGCGCCGGACGCACACGACCCGTCATGGATGCCGTCGACTGA
- a CDS encoding fibronectin type III domain-containing protein — protein sequence MRAPVMAVLTVVLLVAGAGLTAGTLTASAAETYRPAAPAGVTVSTAGLPAGAARLTWQGVTAEPGTSVTGYTVGRSGSSRVNPDPWSATVSPATRSWVFHQLVPGQNYRFFVAAADDSGHRAGSATVVDFRFLPAGFAAGTPEAPTMPALQQISRDTVALTWLAPDSDGGSTVTSYLVSRDGTSSVGTGPFSETISGPTRRKTFTKLVPGRSYTFTVVARNAVGASAATSVRWTVPTASTLPAEPVYAIDERTRRVVRVQDGAAPVTLGGPLTDPVALAVDRSRTVYVADAAGSVVRIPADGSATGTVGAGWQSPQQVEVDDRGNVFVVDGGTLTMVAARDGRSRVLATGVSGTLEVDGSGRATVFGEFVATTYPSRGDGPVRSFELGANPDDEFAFASAVVARTGQLWAEGIAVTSATRAHFVETYVPGSPDGVEIGPPGANIAQAADGVGTYFHMVDTVFCPPISEATGACTPDPTVDHVDRYAPGTSTDPVRIPTSGLTLPFEGMVADLRGNLVVSDDGGLYRVPAQGGPATLLLAGTFSAPVLASAPVA from the coding sequence GTGCGCGCACCCGTCATGGCCGTCCTCACCGTCGTCCTCCTCGTCGCCGGCGCCGGCCTCACCGCCGGCACCCTCACCGCCTCCGCGGCCGAGACCTACCGGCCCGCCGCGCCCGCCGGCGTCACCGTCTCCACGGCGGGTCTACCCGCCGGCGCGGCGCGGCTGACCTGGCAGGGTGTGACCGCGGAACCGGGGACGTCCGTGACGGGGTACACCGTCGGTCGCAGTGGCAGCTCCCGGGTGAATCCCGATCCGTGGTCGGCCACCGTGTCCCCGGCGACCCGGTCGTGGGTCTTCCACCAGCTGGTGCCCGGGCAGAACTACCGCTTCTTCGTCGCCGCCGCGGACGACTCCGGACACCGGGCGGGGTCTGCCACCGTGGTCGATTTCCGTTTCCTGCCTGCGGGTTTCGCGGCGGGTACTCCGGAGGCACCGACGATGCCCGCACTGCAGCAGATCTCCCGCGACACCGTGGCTTTGACCTGGCTGGCGCCGGACAGCGACGGCGGCAGCACCGTCACCTCCTACCTGGTGAGCCGCGACGGCACGTCCAGCGTCGGCACCGGCCCGTTCTCCGAGACGATCTCCGGCCCCACCCGGCGCAAGACCTTCACCAAGCTCGTGCCCGGTCGCAGCTACACCTTCACCGTGGTGGCCCGGAACGCCGTGGGCGCCTCGGCAGCCACGTCGGTGCGGTGGACGGTGCCGACCGCGTCGACCCTGCCCGCCGAACCGGTCTACGCGATCGACGAGCGGACGCGGCGCGTCGTCCGTGTCCAGGACGGCGCCGCCCCCGTCACCCTCGGCGGTCCGCTGACCGACCCCGTCGCCCTGGCCGTCGACCGCTCCCGCACGGTCTACGTCGCCGACGCGGCCGGATCGGTGGTGCGCATCCCGGCCGACGGCTCCGCGACCGGCACCGTCGGCGCCGGATGGCAGAGCCCGCAGCAGGTCGAGGTCGACGACCGGGGCAACGTCTTCGTCGTGGACGGCGGCACTCTGACGATGGTGGCCGCCCGGGACGGCCGGTCCCGCGTCCTGGCCACCGGGGTGTCCGGGACGCTCGAGGTCGACGGCAGCGGCCGGGCCACGGTCTTCGGCGAGTTCGTCGCGACCACCTACCCGTCCCGGGGGGACGGCCCGGTCCGCTCGTTCGAGCTCGGCGCCAACCCCGACGACGAATTCGCCTTCGCCTCGGCCGTGGTGGCCCGCACCGGTCAGCTCTGGGCCGAGGGCATCGCCGTCACCAGCGCGACCCGGGCCCACTTCGTCGAGACGTACGTGCCCGGTTCTCCCGACGGCGTCGAGATCGGCCCGCCCGGAGCGAACATCGCCCAGGCCGCGGACGGTGTCGGGACCTACTTCCACATGGTGGACACGGTCTTCTGCCCGCCGATCTCCGAGGCCACCGGGGCGTGCACGCCGGATCCCACCGTCGATCATGTCGACCGCTACGCACCGGGCACGTCCACCGATCCGGTCCGGATCCCGACGTCCGGCCTGACCCTGCCGTTCGAAGGAATGGTCGCCGATCTGCGGGGCAACCTGGTCGTCTCCGACGACGGCGGGCTGTACCGGGTGCCGGCGCAGGGTGGCCCGGCGACGCTGCTTCTGGCCGGGACGTTCTCCGCTCCGGTGCTCGCGTCCGCACCCGTCGCCTGA
- a CDS encoding NAD(+) synthase produces MTFASLYAHGFARVAACTITVRIADPIANAAEVIAVARECDEQGVAVAVLPELAMTGYALDDLFGQDALLDVVHAGLAEVIAASADLLPVIVVGAPLRHRDRLFNTAVVIHRGAVLGVVPKLHLPTYREFYERRQFASGDGIVGQEIAVAGHTVPFGLDLLFPASDVPGLTVGVEICEDMFVPVPPSSGLALNGATVLLNLSGSPITVGRSDTRSVLCRTQSMRCLAAYLYAAAGHGESTTDLSWDGQTSVFENGALLAQGERFADSARVTIADVDLDLLRQERARQGTFEDNRRATPALEYRRIPFTLDAPDTDLGLRRPIERFPFVPADPERLAQDCYEAYNIQVDGLVQRLRATGTQKVVIGVSGGLDSTHALIVAARAMDLLGRARTDILAFTMPGFATSDGTKANAWALMRALGVTAAELDIRPAATQMLTDLEHPFGRGEEVYDVTFENVQAGLRTDYLFRLANHHGGIVLGTGDLSEIALGWSTYGVGDQMSHYNVNGGVPKTLIQHLIRWVAQTGTFSDQADEVLLAILGTEISPELVPAKAGEAPQSTEKSIGPYELQDFTLFYTLRFGFRPSKIAFLALHAWGDVTAGNWPVGFPDERRREYDLATIRGWLIVFVRRFFGFAQFKRSAMPNGPKVSAGGSLSPRGDWRAPSDGNATVWLADIERNVPS; encoded by the coding sequence ATGACGTTCGCCTCGCTCTACGCGCACGGATTCGCCCGGGTCGCGGCCTGCACCATCACCGTGCGGATCGCCGACCCCATCGCCAATGCGGCCGAGGTCATCGCCGTCGCGCGGGAGTGCGACGAGCAGGGGGTCGCGGTCGCCGTACTGCCCGAGCTCGCGATGACGGGGTACGCGCTGGACGACCTGTTCGGTCAGGACGCGCTGCTCGACGTCGTGCACGCCGGGCTGGCCGAGGTCATCGCCGCGTCCGCCGACCTGCTGCCCGTCATCGTGGTCGGCGCTCCGCTGCGGCACCGCGATCGCCTGTTCAACACCGCGGTGGTCATCCACCGCGGCGCCGTGCTCGGCGTCGTCCCCAAGCTGCACCTGCCGACCTACCGGGAGTTCTACGAGCGCCGGCAGTTCGCCTCGGGGGACGGCATCGTCGGGCAGGAGATCGCGGTCGCCGGGCACACCGTGCCGTTCGGGCTCGACCTGCTGTTCCCGGCGTCCGACGTCCCCGGGCTGACCGTGGGGGTGGAGATCTGCGAGGACATGTTCGTCCCCGTCCCGCCGTCCAGCGGGCTCGCCCTCAACGGGGCCACGGTGCTGCTCAACCTCTCCGGCAGCCCCATCACCGTCGGGCGGTCGGACACCCGCAGCGTGCTGTGCCGGACCCAGTCGATGCGGTGTCTGGCCGCCTACCTCTACGCCGCCGCCGGGCACGGCGAGTCGACCACCGACCTCAGCTGGGACGGGCAGACGTCCGTCTTCGAGAACGGCGCCCTGCTCGCCCAGGGCGAGCGGTTCGCCGACAGCGCCCGGGTGACGATCGCCGACGTCGACCTCGATCTGCTCCGGCAGGAGCGCGCGCGGCAGGGCACCTTCGAGGACAACCGCCGCGCCACACCGGCTCTGGAGTACCGGCGCATCCCGTTCACCCTCGACGCGCCGGATACCGATCTGGGCCTGCGTCGGCCCATCGAACGCTTCCCGTTCGTCCCGGCCGACCCGGAACGCCTGGCCCAGGACTGCTACGAGGCCTACAACATCCAGGTCGACGGGCTCGTCCAGCGGCTCCGCGCCACCGGCACGCAGAAGGTCGTCATCGGGGTGTCCGGCGGGCTCGACTCCACGCACGCGCTCATCGTGGCCGCCCGCGCGATGGATCTGCTCGGCCGCGCGCGCACCGACATCCTGGCGTTCACCATGCCCGGGTTCGCCACCAGTGACGGCACCAAGGCCAACGCCTGGGCTCTCATGCGGGCCCTCGGGGTCACCGCCGCCGAGCTCGACATCCGGCCCGCGGCCACGCAGATGCTCACCGACCTCGAGCATCCGTTCGGCCGCGGCGAGGAGGTCTACGACGTCACCTTCGAGAACGTGCAGGCCGGCCTGCGCACCGACTACCTGTTCCGGCTGGCCAACCACCACGGCGGCATCGTGCTCGGCACCGGCGACCTCTCGGAGATAGCGCTGGGCTGGAGCACGTACGGGGTGGGCGACCAGATGTCGCACTACAACGTCAACGGCGGCGTCCCGAAAACCCTGATCCAGCACCTGATCCGGTGGGTCGCGCAGACCGGCACGTTCTCCGACCAGGCCGACGAGGTGCTGCTGGCCATCCTGGGCACCGAGATCTCCCCGGAACTGGTGCCGGCCAAGGCCGGCGAGGCCCCGCAGAGCACCGAGAAGTCCATCGGGCCCTACGAGCTGCAGGACTTCACCCTCTTCTACACGCTGCGGTTCGGTTTCCGCCCGTCCAAGATCGCCTTCCTGGCCCTGCACGCCTGGGGCGACGTGACGGCCGGCAACTGGCCCGTGGGCTTCCCCGACGAACGCCGTCGCGAGTACGACCTGGCCACCATCCGCGGCTGGCTCATCGTGTTCGTGCGGCGCTTCTTCGGCTTCGCACAGTTCAAGCGGTCCGCGATGCCCAACGGGCCGAAGGTGTCCGCGGGCGGATCCCTCAGCCCCCGCGGGGACTGGCGGGCGCCCTCCGACGGCAACGCCACCGTGTGGCTGGCCGACATCGAACGGAACGTGCCGAGCTGA
- a CDS encoding aldo/keto reductase, translating to MRFLEIDGLGPVSRIGLGTWQFGSREWGYGDTYASGGAVDIVRRARQLGVTLFDTAEVYGLGKSERILGEALGADRDRVVVASKVFPVAPFPAVVRSRAKGSAERLQLTKIPLYQIHQANPLVPDSVIMPGMKALLDDGTIGAAGVSNYSLDRWRKADEALGRPVVSNQVQFSLAHAAPLEDLVPFAEANDRMIMAYSPLAQGLLGGKYGPDNRPGGVRAMNPLFGTENLTRIQPLLDVVRAVAAAHDAKPAQVALAWLLALPQVVVIPGASSVEQLEFNVAAADLELGADEVAELTAAARAFTPVSAVQTLVDGVTEKVKDLLPGK from the coding sequence ATGCGCTTCCTCGAGATCGACGGTCTGGGTCCGGTCAGCCGCATCGGGCTGGGTACGTGGCAGTTCGGCTCCCGCGAATGGGGGTACGGCGACACCTACGCCTCGGGCGGGGCGGTGGACATCGTGCGGCGGGCCCGCCAGCTGGGCGTGACGCTCTTCGACACCGCCGAGGTCTACGGACTCGGGAAGAGCGAGCGCATCCTCGGTGAGGCGCTGGGCGCCGACCGCGACCGGGTGGTGGTGGCCAGCAAGGTGTTCCCGGTGGCGCCGTTCCCGGCCGTCGTCCGCAGCCGCGCGAAGGGCAGTGCTGAGCGGCTCCAGCTGACCAAGATCCCGCTGTACCAGATCCACCAGGCCAACCCGCTGGTCCCCGACTCGGTGATCATGCCGGGCATGAAGGCGCTGCTGGACGACGGCACGATCGGCGCGGCCGGGGTCTCCAACTATTCGCTGGACCGCTGGCGCAAGGCCGACGAGGCCCTGGGCCGGCCGGTGGTCAGCAACCAGGTGCAGTTCTCGCTGGCCCACGCCGCACCGCTGGAAGACCTGGTCCCGTTCGCCGAGGCGAACGACCGGATGATCATGGCCTACAGCCCGCTCGCCCAGGGGCTGCTCGGCGGGAAGTACGGCCCGGACAACCGCCCCGGCGGCGTCCGCGCCATGAACCCGCTCTTCGGGACGGAGAACCTCACCCGCATCCAGCCGCTGCTCGACGTGGTGCGCGCGGTCGCCGCCGCGCACGACGCCAAGCCCGCTCAGGTCGCCCTCGCCTGGCTCCTCGCCCTGCCCCAGGTCGTCGTCATCCCCGGCGCCAGCAGTGTCGAGCAGCTCGAGTTCAACGTCGCTGCAGCCGATCTCGAGCTCGGTGCCGATGAGGTCGCCGAGCTCACCGCCGCCGCCCGTGCGTTCACGCCGGTGTCCGCCGTGCAGACGCTGGTCGACGGGGTCACCGAAAAGGTCAAGGACCTGCTGCCGGGGAAGTGA
- a CDS encoding DUF1810 domain-containing protein, with amino-acid sequence MSVDLGRFTDAQDAGGTYASALTELRRGSKTSHWMWFVFPQIAGLGRSSTAVFYALASVDEARAYLAHPVLGPRLHDCVDALLAVEGRTAEQILGGIDAIKLGSSMTLFARADPSDAAFPAVLERYFDGEADAATEALI; translated from the coding sequence ATGAGCGTCGATCTCGGCCGGTTCACCGACGCGCAGGACGCCGGCGGCACCTACGCCTCGGCGCTGACCGAGTTGCGGCGGGGGAGCAAGACCAGCCACTGGATGTGGTTCGTCTTCCCCCAGATCGCCGGCCTCGGGCGGAGTTCGACCGCCGTGTTCTACGCGCTGGCGTCGGTCGACGAGGCCCGGGCCTACCTGGCCCACCCCGTCCTCGGCCCCCGGCTGCACGACTGCGTCGACGCGTTGCTGGCGGTGGAAGGGCGGACGGCCGAGCAGATCCTGGGTGGGATCGACGCGATCAAGCTGGGGTCGAGCATGACGCTGTTCGCCCGCGCGGATCCGTCGGATGCCGCGTTCCCCGCGGTGCTGGAGAGGTACTTCGACGGTGAGGCCGATGCGGCCACCGAGGCGCTGATCTAG
- a CDS encoding TetR/AcrR family transcriptional regulator gives MPPVTVARAPSARDRLLAAADELFYAEGVNSVGIDRIIEHAGVAKASLYSTFGSKDELVRAYLQGRHQARVDRITRELADITDPRERVLAVFDGQARAFAAGTFRGCAFLNAAAEARSGTAVQAVAEEYRRWLRDLFRDLLTEVGVADPAGLAGQLVLLYDGAGVGAKMDRGIGSTATARTVAAILLDTAPLTNAS, from the coding sequence ATGCCGCCCGTCACCGTTGCCCGCGCCCCGTCCGCCCGGGATCGTCTGCTGGCCGCCGCGGACGAACTCTTCTACGCCGAGGGCGTCAACTCCGTCGGCATCGACCGCATCATCGAGCACGCCGGGGTGGCCAAGGCCAGCCTGTACAGCACGTTCGGCAGCAAGGACGAGCTGGTCCGCGCCTACCTGCAGGGCCGTCACCAGGCCCGGGTGGACCGGATCACCCGCGAGCTCGCCGACATCACCGACCCGCGGGAACGCGTGCTGGCCGTGTTCGACGGGCAGGCCCGCGCCTTCGCCGCCGGCACCTTCCGCGGCTGTGCGTTCCTCAACGCCGCCGCCGAGGCCCGTTCCGGCACCGCGGTGCAGGCGGTGGCCGAGGAGTACCGGCGCTGGCTGCGGGACCTGTTCCGCGATCTGCTCACCGAGGTCGGCGTCGCCGATCCGGCGGGCCTGGCCGGTCAGCTCGTCCTGCTCTACGACGGCGCCGGGGTGGGCGCCAAGATGGACCGCGGCATCGGCTCGACCGCGACGGCCCGCACCGTGGCCGCGATCCTGCTGGATACGGCGCCACTGACGAACGCGTCATGA
- a CDS encoding MFS transporter, with protein MTPSTTVTDRTSTTPAVRSPRRLGHARAFVAIAAIFVLFMAASSAPSPLYVVYQQLWAFSPTTLTVVFAVYVVGLVCSLLTLGALSDHIGRRPVLGAAIALEAVSLVLFSVAGNVTVLLIARVLQGIATGAAMTTLGATLIDLNPPHAPRRAGVVNGVVPPAGLALGALGCGILVQYGPAPTHLVFELLLGGMVLAAVAVWTLPETSARRPGARHSLIPKLGVPPLIRGHLLALVPILLASWALVGLYLSLGPSIAAGLLGLHSHLIGGLVVGLFCGAGALTAFVFRAADPHPIQLWSPALLALGTAVSLVGVQLGIVWPAITGTVIAGIGFGGAALTSFSALVKLAAPEQRGELLAVALVISYIAFSVPAVAAGLASTAWGLHPTAVVYAAAVILFGVLALVARIVRGRRVAAEA; from the coding sequence ATGACCCCGTCGACCACCGTGACCGACCGGACGAGCACCACCCCGGCCGTCCGCTCCCCCCGTCGGCTCGGCCACGCCCGGGCGTTCGTCGCCATCGCCGCGATCTTCGTGCTGTTCATGGCCGCATCCAGCGCGCCGTCTCCGCTCTACGTCGTCTACCAGCAGCTGTGGGCGTTCTCCCCGACCACGCTGACCGTCGTCTTCGCCGTCTACGTGGTCGGGCTGGTCTGCTCCCTGCTCACCCTGGGCGCGCTGAGCGACCACATCGGACGCCGCCCCGTCCTCGGTGCGGCCATCGCCCTGGAAGCCGTGTCCCTGGTGCTCTTCTCGGTGGCCGGCAACGTCACGGTGCTGCTCATCGCCCGCGTCCTGCAGGGCATCGCCACCGGCGCCGCGATGACCACCCTGGGCGCCACGCTCATCGACCTGAACCCGCCGCACGCCCCGCGCCGCGCCGGCGTGGTCAACGGCGTGGTTCCGCCGGCCGGGCTGGCCCTCGGCGCCCTGGGCTGCGGGATCCTCGTCCAGTACGGCCCGGCGCCGACCCACCTGGTCTTCGAGCTGCTGCTCGGCGGGATGGTGCTGGCCGCCGTCGCGGTGTGGACCCTCCCGGAGACCTCCGCCCGCCGCCCGGGCGCCCGGCACTCGCTCATCCCCAAACTCGGTGTGCCGCCGCTGATCCGCGGTCACCTGCTCGCCCTGGTGCCGATCCTGCTGGCCAGCTGGGCGCTCGTCGGGCTCTACCTCTCCCTCGGCCCGTCCATCGCGGCCGGTCTGCTCGGCCTGCACAGCCACCTCATCGGCGGGCTCGTCGTCGGGTTGTTCTGCGGTGCCGGCGCACTGACCGCGTTCGTCTTCCGCGCCGCCGACCCGCACCCCATCCAGCTGTGGAGCCCCGCGCTGCTCGCCCTGGGCACCGCGGTGTCCCTGGTCGGCGTGCAGCTGGGCATCGTGTGGCCGGCGATCACCGGCACCGTCATCGCCGGCATCGGATTCGGTGGCGCCGCCCTGACCAGCTTCTCCGCCCTGGTCAAGCTGGCCGCCCCGGAGCAGCGCGGTGAACTGCTCGCCGTCGCACTGGTCATCTCCTACATCGCGTTCAGCGTCCCCGCGGTCGCCGCCGGCCTGGCCAGCACCGCCTGGGGTCTGCACCCCACCGCGGTGGTCTACGCCGCCGCAGTCATCCTGTTCGGCGTGCTGGCCCTGGTCGCGCGGATCGTCCGCGGCCGACGGGTCGCCGCGGAGGCCTGA
- a CDS encoding alpha/beta fold hydrolase — MPTLEVEPGIRLAYTDQGTGQPLVFVHGFGGSGDSWRRQVAALSDRFRVITVDLRGHGRSTRSSTPAEYGAFVHDLRALFTELDLRDVTLIGWSMGGHIALKYALDIGDPVTRLVLTGSGPRFKPEPGDPLAAAVQGVAALLGGMGGRPGATPAATGEADLLGTLDKLSTLGLPPQIAAGLGTFRGMVAEDLTDRLPTLTVPLAVFTGRRDPVWPPRSSEALVALIPGAELHVFERSGHAAFADEADAWNAALLRFIAAHP, encoded by the coding sequence ATGCCCACCCTGGAAGTCGAACCCGGCATCCGCCTCGCCTACACCGATCAGGGCACCGGGCAGCCGCTGGTGTTCGTGCACGGCTTCGGTGGCAGCGGGGACTCCTGGCGTCGCCAGGTCGCCGCGCTCTCCGACCGCTTCCGGGTGATCACCGTCGACCTGCGCGGCCACGGCCGTTCCACCCGGAGCAGCACCCCGGCCGAGTACGGCGCCTTCGTCCACGACCTCCGCGCTCTGTTCACCGAGCTGGACCTGCGCGACGTCACGCTGATCGGCTGGTCCATGGGCGGGCACATCGCGCTGAAGTACGCCCTGGACATCGGCGACCCGGTCACCCGACTCGTGCTCACCGGCAGCGGCCCACGCTTCAAGCCCGAACCGGGGGATCCGCTGGCCGCGGCCGTGCAGGGTGTCGCCGCCCTGCTCGGCGGCATGGGCGGCCGACCCGGCGCCACCCCCGCCGCGACCGGGGAGGCGGACCTGCTCGGCACCCTGGACAAACTGTCCACCCTCGGCCTGCCGCCGCAGATCGCCGCCGGCCTGGGCACGTTCCGCGGCATGGTCGCCGAGGACCTCACCGACCGCCTCCCCACGCTGACCGTCCCGCTGGCCGTGTTCACCGGCCGGCGGGACCCGGTGTGGCCGCCGCGCTCGTCCGAGGCGCTGGTCGCACTGATCCCCGGCGCCGAGCTCCACGTCTTCGAACGCAGCGGGCACGCCGCGTTCGCCGACGAGGCCGATGCCTGGAACGCCGCGCTGCTCCGCTTCATCGCCGCCCACCCGTAG
- a CDS encoding SDR family NAD(P)-dependent oxidoreductase, which yields MKTVLVTGASAGFGAEIAARFAANGDRVIAAARRGDRLADLSDRFGASLLAIELDVRDRAAVAAAIADLPAEFADIDILVNNAGLARGIAPAQETDLDDWEAMVDTNVKGVMYLTHAVLPGMVARGRGHIIGIGSIAGAYAYPGGNVYGGTKAFVQQFNANLRTDLFGTPIRVTTIEPGLVGGTEFSTVRFDGDQARARSMYDGTEPLMPGDIAEAVTWVAGLPAHVNINRIEMMPVVQSPGPLRVHRPS from the coding sequence GTGAAGACAGTCCTGGTCACCGGAGCGAGCGCCGGGTTCGGCGCGGAGATCGCCGCCCGCTTCGCCGCGAACGGCGACCGGGTCATCGCCGCGGCCCGCCGGGGTGACCGGCTGGCGGATCTGTCCGACCGGTTCGGGGCGTCGCTGCTCGCGATCGAGCTGGACGTGCGGGACCGGGCTGCGGTCGCGGCGGCGATCGCCGACCTGCCCGCCGAGTTCGCCGACATCGACATCCTGGTCAACAACGCGGGTCTGGCCCGTGGGATCGCCCCCGCCCAGGAGACCGACCTGGACGACTGGGAGGCGATGGTCGACACCAACGTCAAGGGCGTCATGTACCTGACGCACGCGGTCCTGCCCGGCATGGTCGCCCGCGGCCGCGGGCACATCATCGGCATCGGGTCCATCGCCGGCGCCTACGCCTACCCGGGGGGCAACGTCTACGGAGGCACCAAGGCCTTCGTCCAGCAGTTCAACGCGAACCTCCGCACGGACCTATTCGGCACCCCCATCCGGGTCACCACGATCGAGCCCGGCCTGGTCGGCGGCACCGAGTTCTCCACCGTCCGGTTCGACGGCGATCAGGCCCGGGCGAGGTCGATGTACGACGGCACCGAGCCGCTGATGCCCGGCGACATCGCCGAGGCCGTCACCTGGGTGGCCGGACTGCCCGCCCACGTGAACATCAACCGCATCGAGATGATGCCGGTGGTGCAGAGCCCCGGCCCACTGCGGGTGCACCGCCCGAGCTGA